One Gloeothece verrucosa PCC 7822 DNA window includes the following coding sequences:
- a CDS encoding di-heme-cytochrome C peroxidase, translating to MKIKWLIGLVLTILLLVPFGANLVLSKILEVPKTEEVEVVWTKQNWSKDQWEWWYHISQGSGLEAIIPYKWFISLEQPKLSFFQSAGDFIDPKYLEGFGFLSDGKNAYNPDALPVGFAKSENYFDPQSLDKKPKTVIGFTCAACHTGQINYQGKAIRTEGGPAMIELDKFKTAVGLSLLLTKIDPIRFNRFADRVLGKDHTPEESKQLKQELNDLIAQAKETRKQVSASPDVKEGFGRLDALTRIGNFVFGSEVNPKNILPTNAPVSYPHIWSAPWFDWVQYNGSVMQPMVRNAGEAMGVFARVDLNANSPDVFKSNVDVKQLHAIEELLTGDSIFTGLTAPKWREDILGTIDPEKAAKGKVLYKQYCQSCHLPPMDSAEFMDKKYWTKLGDNDREYLQVTMKNLYTIGTDPTAAVDWYQRTVNLGPLAQKYLTPKSFETDGIITAGAALPFVVEETVEKKYDELGLTPEERDAFNGYRPNKARAPLAYKARPLNGIWATAPFLHNGSVPNLYEMLIPADERTKKFYVGTKEFDPQYVGYKKAQIPGASEFDTSKKGNLNTGHEFKGDGTGQGVIGPALNEEDRWAIVEYLKTL from the coding sequence ATGAAAATTAAATGGCTGATTGGTCTGGTATTGACAATCTTACTGTTAGTCCCATTCGGAGCTAACTTGGTGTTGTCTAAAATACTCGAAGTGCCAAAGACTGAAGAAGTAGAAGTAGTTTGGACTAAGCAAAATTGGAGCAAAGATCAGTGGGAATGGTGGTATCACATTTCTCAAGGAAGTGGCCTTGAAGCAATCATTCCTTATAAATGGTTTATTTCTCTAGAACAACCTAAGCTCTCTTTTTTTCAATCCGCAGGGGATTTTATTGATCCTAAATATTTAGAGGGTTTCGGATTTTTAAGTGATGGGAAAAATGCATATAATCCTGATGCTTTACCGGTTGGGTTTGCCAAAAGCGAGAATTATTTTGATCCCCAAAGTCTAGATAAAAAACCTAAGACAGTGATCGGTTTTACTTGTGCCGCTTGTCATACCGGTCAAATAAATTATCAAGGTAAGGCGATTCGCACAGAAGGGGGACCGGCCATGATAGAACTGGATAAATTTAAAACAGCAGTAGGATTATCACTATTGTTGACTAAAATAGATCCTATTCGTTTTAATCGATTTGCTGATCGGGTACTCGGAAAAGATCACACCCCCGAAGAAAGCAAACAATTAAAACAAGAGCTTAATGATTTAATTGCTCAAGCAAAAGAAACCCGAAAACAAGTTAGCGCTTCCCCTGATGTTAAAGAAGGTTTTGGCCGCCTTGATGCTCTAACTCGCATTGGCAATTTTGTCTTTGGAAGCGAAGTTAATCCAAAAAACATTCTACCCACCAATGCGCCGGTTAGCTATCCTCATATTTGGTCTGCTCCCTGGTTTGACTGGGTACAATATAATGGCTCAGTGATGCAACCGATGGTCCGCAACGCCGGAGAGGCAATGGGGGTATTTGCCAGAGTAGATTTAAATGCTAATTCGCCCGATGTGTTTAAGTCTAACGTTGATGTGAAACAGCTTCACGCCATCGAAGAACTGTTGACAGGGGATTCGATTTTTACCGGTTTAACTGCCCCTAAATGGCGAGAAGATATCCTCGGAACCATTGATCCAGAAAAAGCGGCTAAAGGCAAAGTCCTTTACAAACAATACTGTCAAAGCTGTCACCTTCCCCCAATGGATTCAGCCGAGTTTATGGATAAAAAATACTGGACAAAGCTTGGCGATAATGACCGAGAGTATTTACAAGTAACCATGAAAAATCTATACACCATTGGAACTGATCCAACGGCGGCTGTGGACTGGTATCAACGCACAGTTAATTTAGGTCCTTTAGCGCAAAAATACCTTACTCCAAAAAGCTTTGAAACTGATGGGATTATTACGGCTGGAGCCGCTTTACCATTTGTAGTAGAAGAAACGGTAGAGAAAAAGTATGATGAATTAGGATTAACCCCAGAAGAAAGAGACGCTTTTAACGGCTATCGTCCGAACAAAGCGAGAGCGCCTTTAGCCTATAAAGCACGGCCTCTCAATGGAATTTGGGCTACTGCACCGTTTCTTCATAATGGTTCAGTTCCTAACCTCTATGAGATGCTAATTCCTGCCGATGAGCGCACTAAAAAGTTCTATGTGGGAACCAAAGAATTTGATCCGCAATATGTGGGTTATAAAAAGGCTCAAATACCTGGAGCATCTGAGTTTGATACTAGCAAAAAAGGGAATCTCAATACGGGACATGAATTTAAAGGAGATGGCACCGGACAAGGTGTAATTGGTCCTGCTTTAAATGAGGAAGACCGTTGGGCAATCGTTGAGTATTTAAAAACCCTCTAA
- a CDS encoding bifunctional ADP-dependent NAD(P)H-hydrate dehydratase/NAD(P)H-hydrate epimerase, which produces MVKEREQLESVVVNALQMRQIEDRIFAASMPVAALMEKAAILCANRIQQLYPLSQISRVGVLVGPGHNGGDALVVARELHLQGYQVNVYCPIHKLKDLTAKHAQYAQNLGIPFYETLEQLYKCELFIDGLFGFGLTRPLTGEIVEDIELLNQWSQPVVSIDIPSGLHTDTGEVLGVAVRATYSLCLGLWKWAYFQDQALEYIGSAERIDFGVPAKDAWAVLGQPAPVQKMTLTLAQRFLPLPRPLVTHKYKQGHLLVICGSYRYAGGAILTGLGARGSGVGMLSIAAPKSLKPMLVNHLPEALIIDCPETESGAIAELPNLASDFNNYSVIACGPGLTSDAKSIVETVLQAECPLILDADGLNILAQLDSISRLRKRPAATVLTPHLGEFKRLFPEIDNPHSDRIKAVVEASRLSGAIILFKGARTAIAAPNGCVWLIPESTPALARGGSGDVLTGLIGGLMAQQVTCLAAIEKTVATAAWWHAQAGIVAAGERTELGVDAFTLSQYLCKVF; this is translated from the coding sequence ATGGTTAAAGAACGAGAACAACTCGAATCAGTGGTGGTCAATGCCTTGCAGATGCGACAAATCGAAGACCGCATCTTTGCCGCTTCAATGCCCGTCGCTGCTTTGATGGAAAAAGCGGCAATCTTGTGTGCCAACCGGATTCAACAACTTTACCCTCTCTCCCAAATCTCTCGGGTAGGGGTTTTAGTGGGGCCTGGCCATAATGGGGGAGATGCCCTAGTGGTAGCCAGAGAGCTACATTTACAGGGATATCAAGTCAATGTGTATTGTCCGATCCATAAACTGAAAGATTTAACGGCTAAACACGCGCAATATGCCCAAAATTTAGGGATTCCTTTTTATGAAACCTTAGAACAGTTATACAAGTGTGAGTTATTTATTGATGGATTATTTGGATTTGGGTTAACTCGGCCCCTTACAGGTGAAATTGTCGAGGATATTGAGTTGCTCAATCAATGGAGTCAGCCGGTGGTGAGTATTGATATTCCCTCGGGACTTCATACCGATACCGGCGAAGTGTTAGGGGTGGCGGTGAGGGCGACTTATAGTTTATGTCTCGGGTTGTGGAAGTGGGCCTATTTTCAAGACCAGGCCTTGGAGTATATCGGTTCTGCCGAACGGATTGATTTTGGTGTGCCGGCAAAAGATGCTTGGGCAGTGTTAGGACAACCGGCACCTGTGCAAAAAATGACTTTAACTTTAGCTCAACGGTTTCTCCCTTTACCTCGTCCTCTGGTTACCCATAAGTACAAACAAGGACATCTGTTAGTGATTTGTGGTTCTTATCGCTATGCAGGAGGGGCTATTTTAACGGGGTTGGGTGCTAGGGGGAGTGGGGTAGGTATGCTCTCGATCGCGGCTCCTAAGTCCTTAAAACCGATGCTGGTGAATCATTTACCAGAGGCCCTGATTATTGATTGTCCAGAAACCGAAAGCGGAGCGATCGCCGAATTGCCCAATCTGGCCAGTGATTTTAATAACTATAGCGTGATCGCCTGTGGTCCGGGTTTAACTTCAGATGCTAAGTCAATAGTAGAAACGGTGTTACAGGCAGAATGTCCCCTGATCTTAGATGCCGATGGCTTAAATATTTTGGCTCAACTCGATTCGATTTCCCGTCTCAGAAAACGCCCGGCGGCAACTGTATTAACTCCTCATTTAGGGGAATTTAAGCGGCTATTTCCCGAGATTGATAATCCCCATTCAGACCGCATTAAGGCGGTTGTTGAAGCGTCTAGACTGAGTGGGGCGATTATTTTGTTCAAAGGAGCGAGAACGGCCATAGCGGCTCCTAATGGTTGTGTGTGGTTAATTCCTGAAAGTACCCCGGCTTTAGCTCGTGGGGGTAGTGGGGATGTTTTAACCGGATTAATTGGGGGTTTAATGGCCCAGCAAGTTACCTGCCTTGCAGCGATCGAAAAAACAGTGGCAACGGCGGCTTGGTGGCACGCTCAGGCGGGTATTGTAGCGGCTGGTGAAAGAACCGAGTTAGGGGTAGATGCTTTTACTTTGTCTCAATATTTGTGCAAAGTTTTTTAG
- a CDS encoding phosphoglycerate kinase produces MPKKTVANLSSADVAGKRVLVRVDFNVPLDDQGNITDDTRIRAALPTIQDLMGKGAKVILCSHFGRPKGKVVESMRLTPTAKRLSELLGQDVVMCGDCVGDAVTQALNTLKDGQVALLENLRFHAEEEDNDAEFSKQLAANADLYVNDAFGTAHRAHASTEGVTHYLSPSVAGYLIEKELNYLQAAIENPQRPLAAIIGGSKVSSKIGVIETLLEKCDKLLIGGGMIFTFYKARGLSVGKSLVEEDKLDLAKSLEAKAKEKGVQLLLPTDVVVADAFKADANAQTVSIENIPDGWMGLDIGPDSIKVFQDALADCKSVIWNGPMGVFEFDQFAKGTEAIAHTLADLTGKGVTTIIGGGDSVAAVEKVGVAEKMSHISTGGGASLELLEGKVLPGIAALDEA; encoded by the coding sequence GTGCCCAAGAAAACGGTAGCAAATTTATCTAGTGCTGATGTAGCAGGCAAACGAGTTTTAGTCCGAGTTGATTTTAACGTTCCCTTAGATGATCAAGGTAACATTACTGACGATACTCGGATTCGGGCGGCACTGCCAACTATTCAGGATTTGATGGGTAAAGGGGCTAAAGTTATTCTCTGTAGTCATTTTGGTCGTCCCAAAGGGAAAGTCGTTGAGAGTATGCGCTTAACCCCAACCGCCAAGCGTCTGTCTGAATTACTCGGACAAGATGTCGTTATGTGTGGCGACTGTGTGGGGGATGCGGTTACTCAAGCACTCAACACCCTAAAAGATGGTCAAGTCGCACTTCTAGAAAATCTTCGCTTTCATGCTGAAGAAGAAGACAATGATGCCGAATTTTCTAAACAGTTAGCAGCAAATGCTGACTTATACGTCAATGACGCTTTTGGAACGGCTCACCGTGCCCATGCTTCTACCGAAGGGGTTACTCACTATCTTAGTCCCAGTGTAGCGGGTTATTTAATTGAAAAAGAACTCAATTATTTACAAGCGGCCATTGAAAATCCTCAACGCCCCTTAGCCGCTATTATCGGTGGTTCTAAGGTATCTAGCAAAATTGGGGTCATCGAAACCCTGCTGGAAAAATGTGATAAGTTGCTCATCGGCGGCGGGATGATTTTTACTTTCTACAAAGCCCGAGGTTTAAGTGTGGGTAAATCCTTAGTGGAAGAAGATAAGCTAGATTTAGCGAAATCTTTAGAAGCTAAAGCCAAAGAAAAAGGGGTACAATTGCTTTTACCCACTGATGTGGTGGTTGCTGATGCTTTTAAAGCCGATGCTAACGCTCAAACCGTCAGCATTGAAAATATTCCTGATGGTTGGATGGGGTTAGATATTGGCCCTGATTCCATTAAGGTATTTCAAGATGCTTTAGCTGATTGTAAATCAGTCATTTGGAATGGTCCGATGGGGGTATTTGAGTTTGATCAGTTTGCTAAAGGCACTGAAGCCATTGCTCATACTTTAGCTGATCTAACCGGCAAAGGCGTAACCACGATCATCGGTGGCGGTGACTCGGTAGCGGCTGTCGAAAAAGTGGGTGTGGCCGAAAAAATGAGCCATATTTCTACGGGTGGCGGTGCTAGTCTAGAGTTACTCGAAGGAAAAGTGTTACCCGGTATTGCTGCTTTAGATGAAGCCTAA
- a CDS encoding universal stress protein, whose protein sequence is MFKNVLFPIDQSRETREAADTVADIVKTYNSRLVLLSVVEKTPTGEKPADAGVMSSEEQVAKLLQGAQSLFAQQGIEAEIIEREGLPSFTICDVADEINADLIVMGCRGLGLTNEGAEESVTTRVINLSPCPVLIVP, encoded by the coding sequence ATGTTTAAGAACGTCTTGTTCCCAATCGATCAAAGCCGAGAAACCCGTGAAGCAGCCGATACGGTTGCTGATATTGTCAAAACCTATAACAGCCGCCTCGTCTTACTGTCGGTGGTGGAAAAAACCCCCACAGGAGAAAAGCCTGCTGATGCTGGCGTAATGAGTTCAGAAGAACAGGTGGCTAAACTTCTCCAAGGGGCACAGTCCTTATTTGCCCAACAAGGCATTGAAGCCGAAATCATTGAACGGGAGGGACTTCCTTCTTTTACGATTTGTGATGTGGCAGATGAAATCAATGCTGATTTAATAGTCATGGGTTGTCGAGGACTAGGATTAACCAATGAAGGGGCAGAAGAAAGCGTGACGACTCGCGTGATTAATTTGTCTCCCTGTCCGGTCTTGATTGTTCCTTAG
- a CDS encoding PilZ domain-containing protein, translating to MNERRRFSRVNIIFEAEVEFQGRVYSAEIINLALKGVLLTIKDFAGKKNDLCEISITVSEDVIMTFQSKLVHHQGNNFGFKFETSDLDSISHLRKCLEFNVNDPKIIEEELFFLATGHSE from the coding sequence ATGAATGAAAGAAGACGTTTTTCCCGAGTTAATATAATTTTTGAGGCCGAAGTTGAGTTTCAGGGACGAGTTTATTCAGCAGAAATTATTAATTTAGCCTTAAAAGGAGTTTTGCTGACGATCAAAGATTTTGCCGGTAAAAAAAATGATTTATGTGAAATTTCTATTACTGTTTCTGAAGATGTAATCATGACATTTCAATCTAAGCTTGTTCACCATCAAGGCAATAATTTTGGCTTTAAATTTGAAACCAGCGATTTAGATTCAATTTCTCATTTGCGGAAGTGCCTAGAATTTAATGTTAATGACCCGAAAATAATTGAAGAAGAATTATTTTTTTTGGCAACGGGTCACAGTGAATAA
- the ylqF gene encoding ribosome biogenesis GTPase YlqF has translation MSNYIQWYPGHIAKAEKQLKEQLKRVDVVLEVVDARIPLASHHPQVPEWIGTKPRILVLNRVDMIPESARQQWLNWFKSQGETAYFTNAKQGQGIQAVSKAAQAVGIEINRKRAAKGLLPRPVRAVVIGFPNVGKSALINRLLGRKIVASARRAGVTRQLQWVRISDAIELLDAPGVIPSKLDDQKNAIKLAICEDIGEAAYDNQRVAAILIDLLVELDFASVLKSRYAVDPFSITGEEFIYQLASFRYQEDKERAAVQLLNDFRKGIMGAIPLEFPPRDSTS, from the coding sequence ATGTCCAATTATATTCAATGGTATCCTGGCCACATCGCTAAGGCAGAAAAACAACTTAAAGAACAACTCAAGCGGGTAGATGTGGTATTAGAAGTAGTTGATGCTCGAATTCCTCTGGCTTCTCATCATCCCCAAGTCCCAGAATGGATAGGCACTAAACCTCGGATATTGGTACTCAACCGAGTCGATATGATCCCAGAATCAGCCCGGCAACAATGGTTGAATTGGTTCAAAAGTCAAGGAGAAACTGCCTACTTTACTAATGCTAAACAAGGTCAAGGCATACAAGCAGTTAGTAAAGCAGCGCAAGCTGTAGGTATTGAAATAAACCGCAAAAGAGCCGCAAAGGGCCTGCTTCCTCGCCCAGTTCGGGCTGTGGTTATTGGATTTCCTAATGTGGGAAAGTCGGCTTTAATTAACCGTTTATTAGGACGTAAAATTGTCGCCAGCGCTCGACGTGCCGGAGTGACTCGTCAATTACAATGGGTTCGCATTTCTGATGCGATAGAATTATTGGATGCCCCTGGGGTCATTCCTTCTAAGTTGGATGATCAAAAGAATGCTATTAAGTTGGCTATTTGTGAAGATATTGGAGAAGCGGCTTATGATAATCAACGAGTGGCTGCAATTTTAATAGATTTATTAGTGGAGTTAGATTTTGCTTCGGTTCTAAAGTCTCGCTACGCTGTTGATCCTTTTTCTATCACCGGCGAAGAATTTATCTATCAATTAGCCTCCTTTCGTTACCAAGAAGATAAAGAAAGAGCGGCTGTACAGTTATTAAATGATTTTCGTAAGGGAATTATGGGCGCTATTCCTTTAGAGTTTCCGCCTCGAGATTCTACATCCTAA
- a CDS encoding NUDIX hydrolase codes for MNSQQNWKTLSCFIDLDCPWLRLIGEKLENEQGQILDYWRIEKADSVVIITLQNERLLFPRAMYRPGLGKVTLDFPGGRVSEGKSPLEVVPDILQRELGIREEAIIALTPLNETGWAINSSFSNQKLYGFVAQLSSNLIISPEYLAATYPTSKQGIKELLKNLTCLQCRSLLLEWQIQALSVD; via the coding sequence ATGAATAGTCAACAAAATTGGAAAACTTTAAGCTGTTTCATTGATCTTGATTGTCCTTGGCTGAGATTAATCGGAGAAAAATTAGAAAATGAGCAAGGGCAGATATTAGACTATTGGCGTATTGAAAAAGCCGACTCAGTGGTTATTATCACCCTTCAAAACGAGCGTTTGTTATTTCCTAGAGCGATGTATCGTCCGGGGTTAGGAAAAGTCACTCTAGATTTTCCGGGGGGAAGAGTATCAGAAGGGAAAAGTCCGCTAGAAGTTGTCCCCGATATATTACAACGAGAATTGGGAATTAGAGAAGAGGCAATTATCGCTTTAACTCCTCTGAACGAAACAGGATGGGCAATTAATAGTTCTTTTTCTAATCAAAAACTCTATGGATTTGTTGCCCAATTATCCTCAAACCTCATTATTAGTCCTGAATATTTAGCCGCCACTTATCCTACCAGCAAACAAGGGATAAAAGAGTTATTAAAGAACTTAACTTGTCTTCAGTGTCGCAGTCTTTTATTAGAATGGCAAATCCAAGCTTTATCAGTTGACTAA
- the aroQ gene encoding type II 3-dehydroquinate dehydratase: MQQYSILVLHGPNLNLLGKREPNIYGSVTLDEINLLLAGEEEKLGVVVSFVQSNHEGILIDTIHQAWGKHQGIIINAGAYTHTSIAIRDALSAVKIPTVEVHLSNIYQREAFRHHSYIAPVAIGQISGFGAQSYRLGLYALVDHLKKLDNG, from the coding sequence GTGCAACAATACAGCATATTGGTCTTGCATGGCCCAAACTTAAACCTTTTGGGAAAGCGAGAACCGAATATATACGGATCTGTTACTTTAGATGAAATCAACCTCCTCTTAGCTGGGGAGGAAGAAAAGTTAGGTGTTGTTGTATCGTTTGTTCAATCAAATCACGAAGGAATTTTAATCGATACGATTCATCAAGCTTGGGGGAAACATCAAGGAATTATTATTAATGCTGGTGCTTACACTCATACGAGCATTGCCATACGCGATGCTTTATCAGCCGTTAAAATTCCTACTGTAGAGGTTCATCTGAGTAATATCTATCAACGCGAAGCCTTCCGTCACCATTCTTACATTGCTCCCGTCGCTATTGGACAAATCAGTGGTTTTGGGGCACAAAGTTATCGTTTAGGGCTATATGCTTTAGTAGACCATTTGAAAAAACTAGACAATGGTTAA